A part of Entelurus aequoreus isolate RoL-2023_Sb linkage group LG03, RoL_Eaeq_v1.1, whole genome shotgun sequence genomic DNA contains:
- the srrm1 gene encoding serine/arginine repetitive matrix protein 1 isoform X1, with translation MDAGFFRGTSAEQDNRFSNKHKKLLKQLKFAECLDKKVDMTKVNLEVVKPWITQRVTEVLGFEDDVVIEFIFNQLEVKHPDSKDMQINLTGFLNGKNAREFMRDLWPLLLSAQENIAGIPTPFLEQKKEEIKQRQIEQEKLASLKKSEDDKKDSRERAQSKSPRRRKTRSPSPRRRSPSPRRRSPSPRRRSPVRRERKRSPSRSPRRNASPAGRNSPPPPLMQLPTKPVEQPMEPDISGKTLTEPVVQEASSTSETVIEVGKADLVIEKKEPSHEMNKKEGRPKSRDREKDSRKERPRHRSRSYSHYRKRRSRSRSYSPRRRQSPRRRMSPRRRSPPRRGPTSSRNRHRRSPVRRRRSRSASSSASSSSRSHSPKKVMKRISNSPPRKPPQIPGASISPPRKVRRSPSPRARRGRGSPSPRSSGFKRKSGAWGDSPSDNIKPRRSGSESDDYKHEKGTTADSVQQRRQYRRQNQESSSDSGSSSEDETSKRPKTGPGARNGDVRRRRTHTPSPRRRPRDASPRKRQSPSPGARRRRSPSPPRRRRSPSPRRRSPSPPSRRRSPSNRRYSPPIQRRYSSSPVPPQKRKLSSSPARRASPSGKRRLSRSPKRRGSPAQRRRTPPSSSSPPRHRRSPMSSAGRPQRDARSPVAAASRRSPSPANRGRPIRGSNSPVRRFETSIQRRQSPSHNDKPIRRVSRTPEPRNNQRPSPGPQPLRRVSSISRSVSPQPAVVKQPAPASASPSPSRSASVSPPPAKKASSGSGSRSPSKNSDADGSAKKKKKKKDKKHKKDKKHKKHKKHKKEKSDNVGTGDSQQNQGGDEDGESRKESESEVDDSLDDLEKHLREKALRSMRKAQVSPSQMS, from the exons ATGGACGCCGGTTTCTTCCGC GGCACAAGCGCGGAACAAGACAACCGGTTTAGCAACAAGCACAAGAAACTACTGAAGCAACTGAAATTTGCAGAATGTCTCGACAAAAAG GTTGATATGACCAAAGTGAACCTGGAAGTCGTAAAGCCATGGATTACTCAACGAGTGACAGAGGTTTTGGGGTTCGAGGACGATGTCGTCATAGAGTTCATATTTAACCAGCTCGAAGTTAAG CACCCGGATAGCAAGGATATGCAGATTAACTTGACTGGTTTCctgaatgggaaaaatgctaGAGAGTTTATGAGAGACCTCTGGCCCCTGTTGCTGAGTGCCCAGGAGAACATTGCTGGCATCCCAACTCCATTTTTGGAACAGAAGAAAGAGGAAATCAAGCAGCGACAG ATTGAACAGGAGAAGCTTGCATCCTTAAAGAAATCTGAGGACGACAAAAAGGACTCACGGGAGAGGGCTCAGTCAAAGAGCCCAAGAAG ACGGAAGACAAGGTCACCATCGCCGCGACGCAGGTCACCATCGCCGCGACGCAGGTCACCATCGCCGCGACGCAGGTCACCAGTGAGGCGGGAAAGGAAACGTAGTCCCTCACGTTCCCCAAGGCGCAACGCTAGTCCAGCTGGTAGAAACTCACCTCCTCCACCCTTAATGCAGCTGCCCACAAAACCTGTGGAGCAGCCTATGGAGCCTGATATATCAGGAAAAACTCTGACAGAACCAGTCGTCCAAGAGGCATCTTCCACCAG TGAAACTGTCATTGAGGTGGGGAAAGCAGACTTGGTGATTGAAAAGAAAGAACCGTCACATGAGATGAATAAGAAAGAGGGACGGCCCAAGTCCAGGGATAGGGAGAAGGACAGTAGAAAGGAGAGACCTCGCCACCGCTCCCGTTCTTATTCCCACTACCGCAAACGACGCTCTCGTTCAAG atCTTACTCGCCACGTAGAAGGCAGAGTCCCAGAAGGAGAATGTCACCACGTCGAAGAAGCCCACCCAGACGGGGCCCTACCAGCTCCAGAAACAGACACAGGCGTTCTCCTGTCCGCAG GAGGCGCTCTCGCTCTGCTTCGTCCTCTGCGAGCAGCTCCTCACGCTCTCACTCACCCAAAAAAGTGATGAAAAGAATATCCAACTCACCCCCGCGAAAACCACCGCAGATTCCTGGTGCCTCTATTAGCCCTCCCAGGAAAGTCAGGCGGTCACCATCTCCACGGGCCAGAAGGGGAAGAGGTTCGCCATCTCCCAGATCTTCTG GTTTTAAGAGAAAATCTGGTGCTTGGGGTGATTCACCTTCTGATAACATTAAACCCAGGCGGTCTGGGTCAGAATCAG ACGATTATAAACATGAAAAAGGCACAACAGCAGATTCAGTGCAGCAGAGACGGCAATATCGCAGACAAAATCAAGAGTCCTCTTCAG ATTCAGGATCTTCCTCTGAAGATGAAACATCCAAGCGGCCAAAGACAGGACCAGGTGCAAGAAATGGAGACGTTCGAAGGAGACGTACCCACACACCTTCCCCGCGTAGGCGACCCAGAGATGCCTCTCCGAG GAAAAGACAGTCACCATCTCCTGGTGCACGCAGACGCCGGTCTCCTAGTCCCCCAAGGCGTCGCAGGTCGCCTTCTCCAAGAAGAAG GTCCCCTTCCCCACCTTCTCGCAGACGATCTCCATCCAACAGGCGTTATTCACCTCCCATCCAGCGTCGTTACAGCTCTTCACCTGTACCTCCTCAGAAGAGGAAATTATCTAGTTCTCCCGCAAGACGTGCTTCACCGAGTGGAAAACGGCGACTTTCTAGGTCCCCAAAGCGTAGGGGTTCTCCTGCACAGCGGAGGCGTACACCTCCCTCTTCTTCATCGCCGCCTCGACACAGAAGAAGCCCTATGTCCTCTGCTGGTCGGCCACAGAGGGACGCACGATCCCCTGTTGCAGCAGCAAGCCGCCGCTCGCCGTCCCCTGCAAACCGTGGTCGCCCTATCAGAGGTTCCAACAGTCCTGTGAGACGCTTTGAAACCTCCATCCAGCGGAGACAGTCGCCATCACATAATGACAAACCTATCAGAAGAGTTTCACGTACCCCAGAGCCACGCAACAATCAGAG ACCTTCGCCGGGCCCCCAGCCCTTGAGAAGAGTTTCCTCCATATCTCGATCTGTTTCCCCTCAGCCAGCAGTTGTTAAACAACCAGCACCTGCGTCTGCCTCTCCATCACCGTCTCGCTCGGCCAGTGTGTCCCCGCCACCAGCCAAGAAGGCCAGCAGTGGCTCTGGCAGCCGGTCACCTAGCAAG AATTCAGATGCTGATGGAAgtgcaaagaagaagaagaagaagaaggacaagaagcATAAGAAGGACAAGAAGCATAAGAAGCACAAGAAGCACAAGAAGGAGAAGAGCGACAACGTGGGGACTGGAGACAGCCAGCAGAACCAGGGTGGGGATGAAGATGGTGAATCACGAAAG GAGTCAGAGAGTGAAGTGGATGACAGCTTGGATGACCTGGAGAAACACCTTCGAGAGAAAGCGCTGCGCTCAATGAGGAAGGCACAGGTGTCTCCATCACAGATGTCCTAA
- the srrm1 gene encoding serine/arginine repetitive matrix protein 1 isoform X3, producing the protein MDAGFFRGTSAEQDNRFSNKHKKLLKQLKFAECLDKKVDMTKVNLEVVKPWITQRVTEVLGFEDDVVIEFIFNQLEVKHPDSKDMQINLTGFLNGKNAREFMRDLWPLLLSAQENIAGIPTPFLEQKKEEIKQRQIEQEKLASLKKSEDDKKDSRERAQSKSPRRRKTRSPSPRRRSPSPRRRSPSPRRRSPVRRERKRSPSRSPRRNASPAGRNSPPPPLMQLPTKPVEQPMEPDISGKTLTEPVVQEASSTSETVIEVGKADLVIEKKEPSHEMNKKEGRPKSRDREKDSRKERPRHRSRSYSHYRKRRSRSRSYSPRRRQSPRRRMSPRRRSPPRRGPTSSRNRHRRSPVRRRRSRSASSSASSSSRSHSPKKVMKRISNSPPRKPPQIPGASISPPRKVRRSPSPRARRGRGSPSPRSSGFKRKSGAWGDSPSDNIKPRRSGSESDDYKHEKGTTADSVQQRRQYRRQNQESSSDSGSSSEDETSKRPKTGPGARNGDVRRRRTHTPSPRRRPRDASPRKRQSPSPGARRRRSPSPPRRRRSPSPRRRSPSPPSRRRSPSNRRYSPPIQRRYSSSPVPPQKRKLSSSPARRASPSGKRRLSRSPKRRGSPAQRRRTPPSSSSPPRHRRSPMSSAGRPQRDARSPVAAASRRSPSPANRGRPIRGSNSPVRRFETSIQRRQSPSHNDKPIRRVSRTPEPRNNQRPSPGPQPLRRVSSISRSVSPQPAVVKQPAPASASPSPSRSASVSPPPAKKASSGSGSRSPSKNSDADGSAKKKKKKKDKKHKKDKKHKKHKKHKKEKSDNVGTGDSQQNQGVRE; encoded by the exons ATGGACGCCGGTTTCTTCCGC GGCACAAGCGCGGAACAAGACAACCGGTTTAGCAACAAGCACAAGAAACTACTGAAGCAACTGAAATTTGCAGAATGTCTCGACAAAAAG GTTGATATGACCAAAGTGAACCTGGAAGTCGTAAAGCCATGGATTACTCAACGAGTGACAGAGGTTTTGGGGTTCGAGGACGATGTCGTCATAGAGTTCATATTTAACCAGCTCGAAGTTAAG CACCCGGATAGCAAGGATATGCAGATTAACTTGACTGGTTTCctgaatgggaaaaatgctaGAGAGTTTATGAGAGACCTCTGGCCCCTGTTGCTGAGTGCCCAGGAGAACATTGCTGGCATCCCAACTCCATTTTTGGAACAGAAGAAAGAGGAAATCAAGCAGCGACAG ATTGAACAGGAGAAGCTTGCATCCTTAAAGAAATCTGAGGACGACAAAAAGGACTCACGGGAGAGGGCTCAGTCAAAGAGCCCAAGAAG ACGGAAGACAAGGTCACCATCGCCGCGACGCAGGTCACCATCGCCGCGACGCAGGTCACCATCGCCGCGACGCAGGTCACCAGTGAGGCGGGAAAGGAAACGTAGTCCCTCACGTTCCCCAAGGCGCAACGCTAGTCCAGCTGGTAGAAACTCACCTCCTCCACCCTTAATGCAGCTGCCCACAAAACCTGTGGAGCAGCCTATGGAGCCTGATATATCAGGAAAAACTCTGACAGAACCAGTCGTCCAAGAGGCATCTTCCACCAG TGAAACTGTCATTGAGGTGGGGAAAGCAGACTTGGTGATTGAAAAGAAAGAACCGTCACATGAGATGAATAAGAAAGAGGGACGGCCCAAGTCCAGGGATAGGGAGAAGGACAGTAGAAAGGAGAGACCTCGCCACCGCTCCCGTTCTTATTCCCACTACCGCAAACGACGCTCTCGTTCAAG atCTTACTCGCCACGTAGAAGGCAGAGTCCCAGAAGGAGAATGTCACCACGTCGAAGAAGCCCACCCAGACGGGGCCCTACCAGCTCCAGAAACAGACACAGGCGTTCTCCTGTCCGCAG GAGGCGCTCTCGCTCTGCTTCGTCCTCTGCGAGCAGCTCCTCACGCTCTCACTCACCCAAAAAAGTGATGAAAAGAATATCCAACTCACCCCCGCGAAAACCACCGCAGATTCCTGGTGCCTCTATTAGCCCTCCCAGGAAAGTCAGGCGGTCACCATCTCCACGGGCCAGAAGGGGAAGAGGTTCGCCATCTCCCAGATCTTCTG GTTTTAAGAGAAAATCTGGTGCTTGGGGTGATTCACCTTCTGATAACATTAAACCCAGGCGGTCTGGGTCAGAATCAG ACGATTATAAACATGAAAAAGGCACAACAGCAGATTCAGTGCAGCAGAGACGGCAATATCGCAGACAAAATCAAGAGTCCTCTTCAG ATTCAGGATCTTCCTCTGAAGATGAAACATCCAAGCGGCCAAAGACAGGACCAGGTGCAAGAAATGGAGACGTTCGAAGGAGACGTACCCACACACCTTCCCCGCGTAGGCGACCCAGAGATGCCTCTCCGAG GAAAAGACAGTCACCATCTCCTGGTGCACGCAGACGCCGGTCTCCTAGTCCCCCAAGGCGTCGCAGGTCGCCTTCTCCAAGAAGAAG GTCCCCTTCCCCACCTTCTCGCAGACGATCTCCATCCAACAGGCGTTATTCACCTCCCATCCAGCGTCGTTACAGCTCTTCACCTGTACCTCCTCAGAAGAGGAAATTATCTAGTTCTCCCGCAAGACGTGCTTCACCGAGTGGAAAACGGCGACTTTCTAGGTCCCCAAAGCGTAGGGGTTCTCCTGCACAGCGGAGGCGTACACCTCCCTCTTCTTCATCGCCGCCTCGACACAGAAGAAGCCCTATGTCCTCTGCTGGTCGGCCACAGAGGGACGCACGATCCCCTGTTGCAGCAGCAAGCCGCCGCTCGCCGTCCCCTGCAAACCGTGGTCGCCCTATCAGAGGTTCCAACAGTCCTGTGAGACGCTTTGAAACCTCCATCCAGCGGAGACAGTCGCCATCACATAATGACAAACCTATCAGAAGAGTTTCACGTACCCCAGAGCCACGCAACAATCAGAG ACCTTCGCCGGGCCCCCAGCCCTTGAGAAGAGTTTCCTCCATATCTCGATCTGTTTCCCCTCAGCCAGCAGTTGTTAAACAACCAGCACCTGCGTCTGCCTCTCCATCACCGTCTCGCTCGGCCAGTGTGTCCCCGCCACCAGCCAAGAAGGCCAGCAGTGGCTCTGGCAGCCGGTCACCTAGCAAG AATTCAGATGCTGATGGAAgtgcaaagaagaagaagaagaagaaggacaagaagcATAAGAAGGACAAGAAGCATAAGAAGCACAAGAAGCACAAGAAGGAGAAGAGCGACAACGTGGGGACTGGAGACAGCCAGCAGAACCAGG GAGTCAGAGAGTGA
- the srrm1 gene encoding serine/arginine repetitive matrix protein 1 isoform X4: protein MQINLTGFLNGKNAREFMRDLWPLLLSAQENIAGIPTPFLEQKKEEIKQRQIEQEKLASLKKSEDDKKDSRERAQSKSPRRRKTRSPSPRRRSPSPRRRSPSPRRRSPVRRERKRSPSRSPRRNASPAGRNSPPPPLMQLPTKPVEQPMEPDISGKTLTEPVVQEASSTSETVIEVGKADLVIEKKEPSHEMNKKEGRPKSRDREKDSRKERPRHRSRSYSHYRKRRSRSRSYSPRRRQSPRRRMSPRRRSPPRRGPTSSRNRHRRSPVRRRRSRSASSSASSSSRSHSPKKVMKRISNSPPRKPPQIPGASISPPRKVRRSPSPRARRGRGSPSPRSSGFKRKSGAWGDSPSDNIKPRRSGSESDDYKHEKGTTADSVQQRRQYRRQNQESSSDSGSSSEDETSKRPKTGPGARNGDVRRRRTHTPSPRRRPRDASPRKRQSPSPGARRRRSPSPPRRRRSPSPRRRSPSPPSRRRSPSNRRYSPPIQRRYSSSPVPPQKRKLSSSPARRASPSGKRRLSRSPKRRGSPAQRRRTPPSSSSPPRHRRSPMSSAGRPQRDARSPVAAASRRSPSPANRGRPIRGSNSPVRRFETSIQRRQSPSHNDKPIRRVSRTPEPRNNQRPSPGPQPLRRVSSISRSVSPQPAVVKQPAPASASPSPSRSASVSPPPAKKASSGSGSRSPSKNSDADGSAKKKKKKKDKKHKKDKKHKKHKKHKKEKSDNVGTGDSQQNQGGDEDGESRKESESEVDDSLDDLEKHLREKALRSMRKAQVSPSQMS from the exons ATGCAGATTAACTTGACTGGTTTCctgaatgggaaaaatgctaGAGAGTTTATGAGAGACCTCTGGCCCCTGTTGCTGAGTGCCCAGGAGAACATTGCTGGCATCCCAACTCCATTTTTGGAACAGAAGAAAGAGGAAATCAAGCAGCGACAG ATTGAACAGGAGAAGCTTGCATCCTTAAAGAAATCTGAGGACGACAAAAAGGACTCACGGGAGAGGGCTCAGTCAAAGAGCCCAAGAAG ACGGAAGACAAGGTCACCATCGCCGCGACGCAGGTCACCATCGCCGCGACGCAGGTCACCATCGCCGCGACGCAGGTCACCAGTGAGGCGGGAAAGGAAACGTAGTCCCTCACGTTCCCCAAGGCGCAACGCTAGTCCAGCTGGTAGAAACTCACCTCCTCCACCCTTAATGCAGCTGCCCACAAAACCTGTGGAGCAGCCTATGGAGCCTGATATATCAGGAAAAACTCTGACAGAACCAGTCGTCCAAGAGGCATCTTCCACCAG TGAAACTGTCATTGAGGTGGGGAAAGCAGACTTGGTGATTGAAAAGAAAGAACCGTCACATGAGATGAATAAGAAAGAGGGACGGCCCAAGTCCAGGGATAGGGAGAAGGACAGTAGAAAGGAGAGACCTCGCCACCGCTCCCGTTCTTATTCCCACTACCGCAAACGACGCTCTCGTTCAAG atCTTACTCGCCACGTAGAAGGCAGAGTCCCAGAAGGAGAATGTCACCACGTCGAAGAAGCCCACCCAGACGGGGCCCTACCAGCTCCAGAAACAGACACAGGCGTTCTCCTGTCCGCAG GAGGCGCTCTCGCTCTGCTTCGTCCTCTGCGAGCAGCTCCTCACGCTCTCACTCACCCAAAAAAGTGATGAAAAGAATATCCAACTCACCCCCGCGAAAACCACCGCAGATTCCTGGTGCCTCTATTAGCCCTCCCAGGAAAGTCAGGCGGTCACCATCTCCACGGGCCAGAAGGGGAAGAGGTTCGCCATCTCCCAGATCTTCTG GTTTTAAGAGAAAATCTGGTGCTTGGGGTGATTCACCTTCTGATAACATTAAACCCAGGCGGTCTGGGTCAGAATCAG ACGATTATAAACATGAAAAAGGCACAACAGCAGATTCAGTGCAGCAGAGACGGCAATATCGCAGACAAAATCAAGAGTCCTCTTCAG ATTCAGGATCTTCCTCTGAAGATGAAACATCCAAGCGGCCAAAGACAGGACCAGGTGCAAGAAATGGAGACGTTCGAAGGAGACGTACCCACACACCTTCCCCGCGTAGGCGACCCAGAGATGCCTCTCCGAG GAAAAGACAGTCACCATCTCCTGGTGCACGCAGACGCCGGTCTCCTAGTCCCCCAAGGCGTCGCAGGTCGCCTTCTCCAAGAAGAAG GTCCCCTTCCCCACCTTCTCGCAGACGATCTCCATCCAACAGGCGTTATTCACCTCCCATCCAGCGTCGTTACAGCTCTTCACCTGTACCTCCTCAGAAGAGGAAATTATCTAGTTCTCCCGCAAGACGTGCTTCACCGAGTGGAAAACGGCGACTTTCTAGGTCCCCAAAGCGTAGGGGTTCTCCTGCACAGCGGAGGCGTACACCTCCCTCTTCTTCATCGCCGCCTCGACACAGAAGAAGCCCTATGTCCTCTGCTGGTCGGCCACAGAGGGACGCACGATCCCCTGTTGCAGCAGCAAGCCGCCGCTCGCCGTCCCCTGCAAACCGTGGTCGCCCTATCAGAGGTTCCAACAGTCCTGTGAGACGCTTTGAAACCTCCATCCAGCGGAGACAGTCGCCATCACATAATGACAAACCTATCAGAAGAGTTTCACGTACCCCAGAGCCACGCAACAATCAGAG ACCTTCGCCGGGCCCCCAGCCCTTGAGAAGAGTTTCCTCCATATCTCGATCTGTTTCCCCTCAGCCAGCAGTTGTTAAACAACCAGCACCTGCGTCTGCCTCTCCATCACCGTCTCGCTCGGCCAGTGTGTCCCCGCCACCAGCCAAGAAGGCCAGCAGTGGCTCTGGCAGCCGGTCACCTAGCAAG AATTCAGATGCTGATGGAAgtgcaaagaagaagaagaagaagaaggacaagaagcATAAGAAGGACAAGAAGCATAAGAAGCACAAGAAGCACAAGAAGGAGAAGAGCGACAACGTGGGGACTGGAGACAGCCAGCAGAACCAGGGTGGGGATGAAGATGGTGAATCACGAAAG GAGTCAGAGAGTGAAGTGGATGACAGCTTGGATGACCTGGAGAAACACCTTCGAGAGAAAGCGCTGCGCTCAATGAGGAAGGCACAGGTGTCTCCATCACAGATGTCCTAA
- the srrm1 gene encoding serine/arginine repetitive matrix protein 1 isoform X2, producing the protein MDAGFFRGTSAEQDNRFSNKHKKLLKQLKFAECLDKKVDMTKVNLEVVKPWITQRVTEVLGFEDDVVIEFIFNQLEVKHPDSKDMQINLTGFLNGKNAREFMRDLWPLLLSAQENIAGIPTPFLEQKKEEIKQRQIEQEKLASLKKSEDDKKDSRERAQSKSPRRRKTRSPSPRRRSPSPRRRSPSPRRRSPVRRERKRSPSRSPRRNASPAGRNSPPPPLMQLPTKPVEQPMEPDISGKTLTEPVVQEASSTSETVIEVGKADLVIEKKEPSHEMNKKEGRPKSRDREKDSRKERPRHRSRSYSHYRKRRSRSRSYSPRRRQSPRRRMSPRRRSPPRRGPTSSRNRHRRSPVRRRRSRSASSSASSSSRSHSPKKVMKRISNSPPRKPPQIPGASISPPRKVRRSPSPRARRGRGSPSPRSSGFKRKSGAWGDSPSDNIKPRRSGSESDDYKHEKGTTADSVQQRRQYRRQNQESSSDSGSSSEDETSKRPKTGPGARNGDVRRRRTHTPSPRRRPRDASPRKRQSPSPGARRRRSPSPPRRRRSPSPRRRSPSPPSRRRSPSNRRYSPPIQRRYSSSPVPPQKRKLSSSPARRASPSGKRRLSRSPKRRGSPAQRRRTPPSSSSPPRHRRSPMSSAGRPQRDARSPVAAASRRSPSPANRGRPIRGSNSPVRRFETSIQRRQSPSHNDKPIRRVSRTPEPRNNQRPSPGPQPLRRVSSISRSVSPQPAVVKQPAPASASPSPSRSASVSPPPAKKASSGSGSRSPSKNSDADGSAKKKKKKKDKKHKKDKKHKKHKKHKKEKSDNVGTGDSQQNQGGDEDGVRE; encoded by the exons ATGGACGCCGGTTTCTTCCGC GGCACAAGCGCGGAACAAGACAACCGGTTTAGCAACAAGCACAAGAAACTACTGAAGCAACTGAAATTTGCAGAATGTCTCGACAAAAAG GTTGATATGACCAAAGTGAACCTGGAAGTCGTAAAGCCATGGATTACTCAACGAGTGACAGAGGTTTTGGGGTTCGAGGACGATGTCGTCATAGAGTTCATATTTAACCAGCTCGAAGTTAAG CACCCGGATAGCAAGGATATGCAGATTAACTTGACTGGTTTCctgaatgggaaaaatgctaGAGAGTTTATGAGAGACCTCTGGCCCCTGTTGCTGAGTGCCCAGGAGAACATTGCTGGCATCCCAACTCCATTTTTGGAACAGAAGAAAGAGGAAATCAAGCAGCGACAG ATTGAACAGGAGAAGCTTGCATCCTTAAAGAAATCTGAGGACGACAAAAAGGACTCACGGGAGAGGGCTCAGTCAAAGAGCCCAAGAAG ACGGAAGACAAGGTCACCATCGCCGCGACGCAGGTCACCATCGCCGCGACGCAGGTCACCATCGCCGCGACGCAGGTCACCAGTGAGGCGGGAAAGGAAACGTAGTCCCTCACGTTCCCCAAGGCGCAACGCTAGTCCAGCTGGTAGAAACTCACCTCCTCCACCCTTAATGCAGCTGCCCACAAAACCTGTGGAGCAGCCTATGGAGCCTGATATATCAGGAAAAACTCTGACAGAACCAGTCGTCCAAGAGGCATCTTCCACCAG TGAAACTGTCATTGAGGTGGGGAAAGCAGACTTGGTGATTGAAAAGAAAGAACCGTCACATGAGATGAATAAGAAAGAGGGACGGCCCAAGTCCAGGGATAGGGAGAAGGACAGTAGAAAGGAGAGACCTCGCCACCGCTCCCGTTCTTATTCCCACTACCGCAAACGACGCTCTCGTTCAAG atCTTACTCGCCACGTAGAAGGCAGAGTCCCAGAAGGAGAATGTCACCACGTCGAAGAAGCCCACCCAGACGGGGCCCTACCAGCTCCAGAAACAGACACAGGCGTTCTCCTGTCCGCAG GAGGCGCTCTCGCTCTGCTTCGTCCTCTGCGAGCAGCTCCTCACGCTCTCACTCACCCAAAAAAGTGATGAAAAGAATATCCAACTCACCCCCGCGAAAACCACCGCAGATTCCTGGTGCCTCTATTAGCCCTCCCAGGAAAGTCAGGCGGTCACCATCTCCACGGGCCAGAAGGGGAAGAGGTTCGCCATCTCCCAGATCTTCTG GTTTTAAGAGAAAATCTGGTGCTTGGGGTGATTCACCTTCTGATAACATTAAACCCAGGCGGTCTGGGTCAGAATCAG ACGATTATAAACATGAAAAAGGCACAACAGCAGATTCAGTGCAGCAGAGACGGCAATATCGCAGACAAAATCAAGAGTCCTCTTCAG ATTCAGGATCTTCCTCTGAAGATGAAACATCCAAGCGGCCAAAGACAGGACCAGGTGCAAGAAATGGAGACGTTCGAAGGAGACGTACCCACACACCTTCCCCGCGTAGGCGACCCAGAGATGCCTCTCCGAG GAAAAGACAGTCACCATCTCCTGGTGCACGCAGACGCCGGTCTCCTAGTCCCCCAAGGCGTCGCAGGTCGCCTTCTCCAAGAAGAAG GTCCCCTTCCCCACCTTCTCGCAGACGATCTCCATCCAACAGGCGTTATTCACCTCCCATCCAGCGTCGTTACAGCTCTTCACCTGTACCTCCTCAGAAGAGGAAATTATCTAGTTCTCCCGCAAGACGTGCTTCACCGAGTGGAAAACGGCGACTTTCTAGGTCCCCAAAGCGTAGGGGTTCTCCTGCACAGCGGAGGCGTACACCTCCCTCTTCTTCATCGCCGCCTCGACACAGAAGAAGCCCTATGTCCTCTGCTGGTCGGCCACAGAGGGACGCACGATCCCCTGTTGCAGCAGCAAGCCGCCGCTCGCCGTCCCCTGCAAACCGTGGTCGCCCTATCAGAGGTTCCAACAGTCCTGTGAGACGCTTTGAAACCTCCATCCAGCGGAGACAGTCGCCATCACATAATGACAAACCTATCAGAAGAGTTTCACGTACCCCAGAGCCACGCAACAATCAGAG ACCTTCGCCGGGCCCCCAGCCCTTGAGAAGAGTTTCCTCCATATCTCGATCTGTTTCCCCTCAGCCAGCAGTTGTTAAACAACCAGCACCTGCGTCTGCCTCTCCATCACCGTCTCGCTCGGCCAGTGTGTCCCCGCCACCAGCCAAGAAGGCCAGCAGTGGCTCTGGCAGCCGGTCACCTAGCAAG AATTCAGATGCTGATGGAAgtgcaaagaagaagaagaagaagaaggacaagaagcATAAGAAGGACAAGAAGCATAAGAAGCACAAGAAGCACAAGAAGGAGAAGAGCGACAACGTGGGGACTGGAGACAGCCAGCAGAACCAGGGTGGGGATGAAGATG GAGTCAGAGAGTGA